The following are from one region of the Lacinutrix sp. Bg11-31 genome:
- a CDS encoding homogentisate 1,2-dioxygenase produces MPFYHKLGNIPHKRHTQFRKKDGSLYSEQLFGTIGFDGMSTNSYHEQPPTQVKEIKKQYSVAPKIAKENHLQSYRFRGFQVKPENDYLKSRKAVLTNSDCTIILAAPKHSTEDYFYKNSDADEMIFIHKGSGKLRTHLGNLDFKYGDYLIIPRGIIYKIDFDTEDNRLFIVESRRPIYTPKRYRNHFGQLLEHSPFCERDIRRPYELETNNESGDFLMKVKKQDDIFDMVYASHPFDVVGYDGYNYPYALSIHDFEPITGRVHQPPPVHQTFETDAFVICSFVPRMYDYHPQSIPAPYNHSNIDSDEVLYYVDGDFMSRNDIDQGHISLHPAGIPHGPHPGTAEKSIGKTKTEELAVMVDTFKPLMVTEEAMKIADEDYYKSWLDH; encoded by the coding sequence ATGCCGTTTTATCACAAACTAGGAAACATTCCACATAAAAGACACACACAATTTAGAAAAAAAGATGGGTCTTTATATTCCGAACAACTTTTTGGAACCATAGGTTTCGATGGTATGAGTACAAACTCTTACCACGAACAACCTCCAACACAAGTAAAAGAAATAAAAAAACAATACAGTGTTGCGCCTAAAATTGCAAAAGAAAATCACTTACAATCCTATCGTTTTAGAGGCTTTCAGGTAAAACCAGAAAACGATTATTTAAAAAGCCGAAAAGCCGTTCTAACAAACAGCGATTGTACCATAATTCTAGCAGCACCAAAACACTCTACAGAAGACTATTTTTATAAAAATTCTGATGCAGACGAAATGATATTCATCCACAAAGGCTCAGGAAAACTAAGAACACATCTTGGTAATTTAGACTTTAAATATGGCGATTATTTAATAATTCCGCGAGGCATAATCTATAAAATAGACTTCGATACTGAAGACAACAGACTCTTTATTGTAGAATCTCGCAGACCAATTTACACGCCAAAACGCTATAGAAATCATTTTGGTCAATTATTAGAACATTCACCATTTTGCGAACGCGATATACGCAGACCATACGAACTAGAAACCAATAACGAATCTGGAGACTTTTTAATGAAAGTTAAAAAACAAGACGATATTTTCGATATGGTTTACGCCTCACATCCATTCGATGTTGTGGGTTACGATGGTTACAATTACCCATATGCGCTTTCAATTCACGATTTCGAACCCATTACAGGTCGCGTACACCAACCACCACCAGTGCACCAAACCTTCGAAACTGATGCCTTTGTAATCTGTAGTTTCGTGCCACGCATGTACGATTATCATCCGCAAAGTATTCCTGCGCCTTACAACCACAGCAATATCGATAGCGACGAAGTACTGTATTACGTAGATGGCGATTTCATGAGCCGAAACGATATAGACCAAGGTCACATTTCTCTGCATCCAGCAGGAATACCACATGGTCCACACCCAGGAACCGCAGAAAAAAGTATTGGTAAAACTAAAACCGAAGAATTAGCAGTCATGGTCGACACCTTTAAACCGTTAATGGTTACAGAAGAAGCCATGAAAATTGCCGACGAAGATTATTATAAATCTTGGTTAGATCATTAA
- the pgi gene encoding glucose-6-phosphate isomerase codes for MALPSINPTTTAAWKALQNHFDNVKQVNIKDLFSSDKERADNFKISWEDFYVDFSKNRITEDTFKLLLELADQVKLKEAITSYYSGDIINKTENRAVLHTALRGKESDTILVDGKNVMPEIFAVKAKMEVFTNNIVKGNRKGYTNKPFTDVVNIGIGGSDLGPAMVVESLQYYKNHLTTHFVSNVDGDHVNEVLKKLDPETTLFVIVSKTFTTQETLSNATTIREWFLKHAKQEDVAKHFVAVSTNTKKVKAFGIDEDNIFPMWNWVGGRFSLWSAVGLTVSLAVGFDNFNKLLKGANAMDIHFKNEEFQNNIPVVLALISVWHNNFFGAESEAVIAYSQYLNQFATYLQQGIMESNGKSIDRKGNRVNYETGTLIWGEPGTNSQHAFFQLIHQGTKLIPADFIGFAESLHGNQDHQDKLISNYIAQTEALLNGKTKEQVLEELKGQDLLNKDIEELLPFKVFEGNKPTNSIFIKKLTPESLGKLIAMYEHKIFVQGVIWNIYSYDQFGVELGKQLASSILEDIQSGTFKNHDSSTQNLLEFFKKFR; via the coding sequence ATGGCACTACCATCAATTAATCCAACAACTACAGCTGCTTGGAAAGCGTTACAAAATCATTTTGATAATGTTAAACAAGTCAATATTAAAGACCTATTCTCTTCAGACAAAGAAAGAGCAGATAACTTTAAAATTAGTTGGGAAGATTTTTATGTAGATTTCTCAAAAAACCGAATTACAGAAGACACCTTTAAACTCCTTTTAGAACTTGCAGATCAAGTAAAACTTAAGGAAGCTATAACCTCTTACTATTCAGGAGATATAATTAACAAAACAGAAAATAGAGCTGTTTTACATACTGCTTTACGTGGAAAAGAAAGCGATACCATATTAGTAGACGGCAAAAATGTTATGCCAGAAATTTTTGCCGTAAAAGCAAAAATGGAAGTCTTTACTAACAATATTGTAAAAGGTAACAGAAAAGGATATACAAATAAACCATTTACAGATGTTGTAAATATTGGAATTGGAGGTAGTGATCTAGGACCTGCAATGGTTGTAGAATCTCTTCAATATTACAAAAACCATTTAACTACTCATTTTGTGAGTAATGTAGATGGTGATCATGTAAACGAAGTACTTAAAAAACTTGATCCAGAAACTACGCTTTTTGTTATTGTTTCTAAAACGTTTACAACACAAGAAACTTTATCTAATGCTACTACAATTCGCGAGTGGTTTCTTAAACATGCAAAACAAGAAGATGTTGCTAAACACTTTGTAGCAGTCTCAACCAATACTAAAAAAGTAAAAGCTTTTGGAATTGATGAAGACAATATTTTCCCAATGTGGAATTGGGTTGGTGGACGTTTTTCGTTATGGAGCGCTGTTGGTTTAACAGTAAGTCTTGCTGTTGGGTTCGATAATTTTAATAAATTATTAAAAGGAGCCAATGCTATGGATATTCATTTTAAAAATGAAGAATTCCAAAATAATATTCCTGTTGTTTTAGCTTTAATAAGCGTTTGGCACAATAACTTTTTTGGCGCAGAAAGCGAAGCTGTTATTGCATACTCTCAATACCTAAATCAGTTTGCAACTTATCTGCAACAAGGTATCATGGAAAGTAATGGAAAATCTATAGACCGAAAAGGAAATAGAGTAAACTATGAAACAGGCACATTAATTTGGGGAGAACCAGGTACAAATTCTCAGCATGCTTTCTTTCAACTTATTCATCAAGGCACAAAATTAATTCCAGCAGATTTTATTGGTTTTGCCGAAAGTCTTCATGGAAACCAAGACCATCAAGATAAATTAATATCTAACTATATTGCCCAAACTGAAGCACTCTTAAACGGAAAAACTAAAGAACAAGTATTAGAAGAACTAAAAGGTCAAGACTTATTAAATAAAGACATAGAAGAATTATTACCTTTTAAGGTTTTTGAAGGTAACAAGCCTACAAACTCTATTTTTATTAAAAAACTAACGCCAGAAAGTTTAGGTAAATTAATAGCTATGTATGAACACAAAATATTTGTTCAAGGTGTTATCTGGAACATCTATAGCTACGACCAATTTGGAGTAGAACTTGGAAAGCAATTAGCGAGTTCAATTCTAGAAGACATACAATCTGGCACTTTTAAGAATCACGACAGTTCTACCCAAAATCTTTTAGAATTCTTCAAGAAATTTAGATAA
- a CDS encoding tryptophan 2,3-dioxygenase family protein, protein MNIDQKITDQLKDKYEALDQNVNTHLEGLLHSKPIDYWDYIQTDALLNLQIQRTVFPDEMVFLMYHQVNELLFKMILWEIDQVAKKEDVSAAFFEDKLMRISRYFDMLTSSFTVMKDGMDVTQYNKFRHTLTPASGFQSAQYRKIEFASTELINLIDNRFRETIDRNTPFEHAFEHLYWQAAGKDYKTGKKTYTLTVFEEKYKDEFIRFAEFTNTHNLWTIFKKLPKDVREDQNLIKAMRHYDYTVNITWVMAHYNTANHYLNIGGKAVEATGGSEWVKYMHPKYQRRIFFPDLWSQQELDDWGKNV, encoded by the coding sequence ATGAATATAGATCAAAAAATAACCGACCAACTAAAGGACAAATACGAAGCACTAGACCAAAATGTAAACACACATTTAGAAGGTTTATTACATAGTAAACCCATAGATTATTGGGATTATATCCAAACAGATGCACTATTGAATCTTCAAATACAACGTACTGTATTCCCAGATGAAATGGTGTTTTTAATGTACCACCAAGTAAACGAATTGTTATTTAAAATGATTCTTTGGGAAATAGATCAAGTAGCAAAGAAAGAAGACGTTTCTGCTGCTTTTTTCGAAGATAAACTAATGCGTATTAGTCGTTATTTCGATATGTTAACTTCATCTTTTACTGTCATGAAAGATGGAATGGACGTGACACAATACAACAAATTTAGGCACACATTAACACCTGCAAGTGGTTTCCAAAGTGCGCAATACAGAAAAATTGAATTTGCATCAACAGAACTTATCAACCTAATAGATAATCGTTTTAGAGAAACAATAGACAGAAACACGCCTTTCGAGCATGCTTTCGAGCATTTATATTGGCAAGCTGCAGGAAAAGATTACAAAACCGGTAAAAAAACCTATACATTAACAGTTTTCGAAGAGAAATACAAAGACGAATTTATTAGATTTGCTGAATTCACTAACACACACAACTTATGGACAATTTTTAAAAAATTACCAAAAGATGTTAGAGAAGATCAAAATTTAATTAAAGCAATGCGTCATTACGATTACACAGTAAATATTACTTGGGTAATGGCACATTATAACACAGCAAATCACTATCTTAATATTGGTGGTAAAGCAGTAGAAGCAACAGGCGGAAGCGAATGGGTAAAATATATGCATCCAAAATATCAAAGACGAATATTTTTTCCAGATTTATGGAGTCAACAAGAACTAGACGATTGGGGAAAAAATGTATAA
- a CDS encoding M23 family metallopeptidase, which yields MESTRTRRLGKKCIIAFICFVSILSCKKEVENSDALDTALIDEPKEIFEFGFNLEDYVVKKDTIKNGDTFGKILERNNISYPKIFEITEKSKDSFDVSRNLQLGKPYTLLCSNDSLQSPKCFIYQPTKERYVVIDFQDSIKTYTSYKPIKYVEKTASGVITSNISQAMSDQGKPFMLALKMSDIYAWTIDFSRLQKNDKYKVVYTEKYIDDSIYAGIHEIKAAYFEHNKEPFYAFEFETDSVLGIRDYFNDEAKNLRRAFLKAPVNFSRISSRYNLKRRIAHYGYRIKAHRGTDFAARNGTPIMSTANGTVTRSGYGLGNGKFVKVKHNATYSTQYLHMSKRNVKVGDFVKQGEVIGYVGNTGSSSGNHVCYRFWKNGKEVDPFKEKLPEAKPISDSLKIKFLEYIKPIKNQLELLNYPKEVIESDSLNTESEGQKLIT from the coding sequence ATGGAGTCAACAAGAACTAGACGATTGGGGAAAAAATGTATAATAGCATTTATATGCTTCGTTTCAATTTTAAGCTGTAAAAAAGAGGTCGAAAACAGCGATGCTCTTGACACTGCATTAATTGATGAACCAAAAGAAATTTTCGAATTCGGGTTTAATTTAGAAGATTATGTCGTTAAAAAAGACACTATAAAAAACGGTGATACTTTTGGAAAAATTTTAGAACGCAATAATATTTCCTATCCTAAAATTTTTGAAATAACAGAAAAATCAAAAGATAGTTTTGATGTAAGCAGGAATCTACAACTAGGTAAACCTTACACCTTATTATGTTCTAATGACTCTCTTCAAAGTCCAAAATGTTTTATTTACCAACCTACAAAAGAACGTTATGTAGTTATAGATTTTCAAGATTCTATTAAAACCTATACAAGCTATAAACCTATTAAGTATGTTGAAAAAACAGCTTCTGGAGTAATTACTTCAAATATTTCTCAAGCAATGAGCGATCAAGGTAAGCCATTCATGCTAGCTTTAAAGATGAGTGATATCTACGCTTGGACAATAGATTTTTCAAGACTTCAGAAAAACGATAAATATAAAGTCGTTTATACCGAAAAATACATCGACGATTCTATTTACGCAGGAATTCACGAAATAAAAGCAGCCTATTTTGAACACAATAAAGAACCTTTTTATGCTTTTGAGTTTGAAACTGATTCTGTTTTAGGTATTCGCGATTATTTTAATGATGAAGCTAAAAATTTACGTCGTGCCTTTTTAAAAGCACCAGTAAATTTCAGTCGCATTTCATCAAGATACAATCTTAAAAGACGTATTGCACATTATGGATATAGAATAAAAGCGCATAGAGGAACAGACTTTGCTGCTCGAAACGGAACACCAATAATGTCTACAGCAAATGGAACTGTTACAAGGTCTGGTTATGGCCTAGGTAATGGTAAGTTTGTTAAAGTAAAGCACAATGCAACTTATAGTACACAATACCTTCACATGTCTAAAAGAAATGTAAAAGTTGGAGATTTTGTAAAACAAGGAGAAGTTATTGGTTATGTTGGAAATACTGGTAGCTCATCTGGAAACCATGTATGTTATCGTTTTTGGAAAAACGGAAAAGAAGTTGATCCTTTTAAGGAAAAACTACCAGAAGCTAAACCAATTTCCGATAGCTTAAAAATTAAATTTTTAGAATACATAAAACCTATAAAAAATCAATTAGAACTTCTAAATTACCCAAAAGAAGTTATAGAATCTGATAGTTTAAACACAGAATCCGAAGGACAGAAATTAATTACTTAG
- a CDS encoding TonB-dependent receptor domain-containing protein: MKDTIKMLFFAVTILCSAITMAQSTVTGTVLDPESKAPLPGVNILEAGTSNGTSTNFDGNFSIVTKSKEAKIIVSYVGYLSQEFTVTGSKDLGAITLSPSEFGLQEVNIMASVAVDRKTPVAVSTIKAADIELKLGTQEFPEVLKSTPGVYATKSGGGYGDGRINLRGFSSENVAVMINGVPVNDMENGRVYWSNWAGLGDVTRSLQVQRGLGASKVAVPSIGGTINIITKSTDVETGGNVTMSVGNDGYQKYGATYSTGLMENGLAVSVSAAKIFGNGYVNGTEFNGVNYFLNISKEINDAHKLSFTVFGAKQEHGQRYNRKTIEGYRATEAGGKKFNADWGYHNGQVKNSSFNFYHKPQMSLNHFWDINEKTSLSTALYASFGSGGGRREQGSKIGSDTYRLGNSDQPIDFDTIAEENRALGNLGSSDILNNSNNSHKWYGVLSTLKTKVGDKLTILGGLDGRYYVGSHWYEVSDLLGGQFFLNTTSSDNTFNQALQVGDRFGKDYDATSVNMGLFGQAEYDFSDKLSAFVSTAVSNTTYSKEDFMKYATNDPERKSDKANFVGYSFKGGANYNLDETNNVFANIGYFSKAPFLNGNVFLSDRSTVLNEEALNEKVFSAEIGYGYRSSNFSANVNIYRTSWLDKSLTGTVGNPDPTADRLTYNIPGLDALHQGVELDFLYKFNSKLKATGMVSLGDWTWKNDASGKIFTPDGTLADEVTVYAKDLKVTDAAQTTFAFGLNYKLLPESLIYVDYNYAGNLYASYFITDRQDETNRQDSWEVPSYGLFDLGLKHGFKVGEFDTTLIAKMNNVFNTEYVSDANDGLGSTASSALVYYGSGRTFSVGAKIKF; the protein is encoded by the coding sequence ATGAAAGACACAATTAAAATGTTGTTTTTTGCAGTTACAATTTTATGTTCTGCAATCACTATGGCTCAAAGCACGGTTACTGGAACCGTACTAGATCCAGAAAGTAAAGCTCCTTTACCAGGTGTAAATATTTTAGAAGCAGGAACTTCTAATGGAACCTCTACAAATTTCGATGGTAATTTCAGTATTGTAACCAAATCTAAAGAAGCAAAAATAATTGTGTCTTACGTAGGTTATTTATCTCAAGAGTTTACTGTTACTGGCAGCAAAGACCTTGGAGCAATTACTTTATCTCCAAGCGAGTTTGGATTACAAGAAGTTAATATTATGGCATCTGTTGCTGTAGACAGAAAAACGCCTGTAGCGGTTTCTACAATAAAAGCTGCGGATATTGAATTGAAATTAGGAACTCAAGAATTTCCTGAAGTATTAAAATCTACTCCAGGAGTTTACGCAACTAAAAGTGGTGGTGGATATGGAGATGGACGTATAAATCTACGTGGTTTTAGTTCAGAAAACGTTGCTGTAATGATAAACGGTGTGCCAGTAAACGATATGGAAAATGGTCGTGTATACTGGTCTAACTGGGCTGGATTAGGAGATGTAACACGATCATTACAAGTGCAAAGAGGTTTAGGAGCTTCTAAAGTAGCAGTGCCTTCAATAGGTGGAACAATAAATATTATCACAAAATCAACAGATGTTGAAACTGGCGGTAATGTTACTATGTCTGTTGGTAATGATGGATATCAAAAATATGGCGCAACGTATTCTACTGGTTTAATGGAGAATGGATTAGCAGTATCAGTATCTGCAGCTAAAATATTTGGTAATGGTTATGTAAATGGTACTGAATTTAATGGTGTTAATTATTTTTTAAACATATCTAAAGAAATTAATGACGCTCACAAATTATCATTTACTGTTTTTGGGGCTAAGCAAGAACATGGTCAAAGATATAACAGAAAAACAATAGAAGGATACAGAGCAACAGAAGCTGGAGGAAAGAAATTTAATGCAGATTGGGGATACCATAACGGTCAAGTTAAAAATTCTTCTTTTAATTTTTATCACAAACCTCAAATGTCATTAAATCACTTTTGGGATATAAATGAAAAAACATCTTTATCTACAGCTCTATATGCTTCTTTTGGAAGTGGTGGTGGAAGAAGAGAACAAGGAAGTAAAATTGGATCTGACACCTATAGATTAGGTAATTCAGACCAGCCAATAGATTTTGATACAATTGCCGAAGAAAACAGAGCTCTTGGAAATTTAGGTTCTTCAGATATTCTTAACAACTCAAACAATTCGCATAAATGGTATGGTGTTTTATCTACTTTAAAAACTAAAGTTGGTGATAAATTAACCATTTTAGGTGGTTTAGATGGGAGATATTATGTTGGTTCTCACTGGTATGAAGTATCTGATCTTTTAGGAGGACAGTTTTTCTTAAACACAACGTCGAGTGACAATACTTTTAATCAAGCATTACAAGTTGGCGATCGTTTTGGTAAAGACTACGATGCTACTTCTGTTAATATGGGATTATTTGGACAAGCAGAATACGATTTTAGCGACAAGCTTTCAGCATTTGTTTCTACAGCTGTATCTAATACAACATATAGCAAAGAGGATTTCATGAAATACGCTACAAACGATCCTGAAAGAAAATCTGATAAAGCAAATTTTGTTGGTTATAGCTTTAAAGGTGGTGCAAATTACAATTTAGACGAAACAAATAATGTGTTTGCTAATATTGGTTATTTCTCTAAAGCACCATTTCTAAATGGGAATGTTTTCTTAAGTGATAGATCAACGGTACTTAACGAAGAAGCTTTAAACGAAAAAGTATTTAGTGCAGAAATAGGTTACGGCTATAGAAGCTCAAACTTCTCTGCCAATGTTAACATCTATAGAACTTCTTGGTTAGACAAATCTTTAACAGGAACAGTAGGTAATCCTGATCCAACAGCAGATAGACTAACTTACAATATTCCAGGATTAGATGCTTTACATCAAGGTGTAGAACTAGATTTCTTATACAAATTTAATAGTAAGTTAAAAGCTACTGGTATGGTTTCTTTAGGAGACTGGACTTGGAAAAATGATGCTAGTGGTAAGATTTTTACTCCAGACGGAACGTTAGCAGATGAAGTTACAGTATACGCAAAAGACTTAAAAGTAACAGATGCTGCACAAACAACTTTTGCTTTTGGTTTAAACTATAAGTTATTACCAGAATCTTTAATTTATGTAGATTACAACTATGCAGGAAACCTATATGCTAGTTATTTTATTACAGATAGACAAGATGAAACTAACAGACAGGATTCTTGGGAAGTACCTTCTTATGGCTTGTTTGATTTAGGCTTAAAACATGGATTTAAAGTCGGAGAATTTGACACTACATTAATAGCAAAAATGAATAATGTTTTCAATACAGAATATGTTTCTGATGCAAATGATGGACTTGGTTCTACCGCTTCTTCAGCATTAGTATATTATGGTTCTGGAAGAACATTTAGTGTTGGAGCAAAAATTAAATTTTAA
- the hppD gene encoding 4-hydroxyphenylpyruvate dioxygenase encodes MSKKEVKSVNYGLEKIFEGAQDFLPLLGTDYVEFYVGNAKQAAHFYKTAFGFQSYAYKGLETGSRDSVSYVLKQDKIRLVLTTPLNSKSEINNHIVKHGDGVKVVALWVEDARKSYEETTKRGAKSYMEPTVEKDEFGEVVRAGIYTYGETVHMFVERKNYKGTFMPGFEPWESDYNPEPVGLKYIDHMVGNVGWGQMNKWVKWYEDVMGFVNFLSFDDKQIHTEYSALMSKVMSNGNGRIKFPINEPAKAAKKSQIEEYLDFYEDSGVQHIAVATDDIIKTVAQLKARGIEFLPPPPQAYYDEIPERLGVHMEMMKEDIGELQKLSIMIDADEEGYLLQIFTKPVEDRPTLFFEIIQRMGAQGFGAGNFKALFESIEREQAKRGTL; translated from the coding sequence ATGAGCAAAAAAGAAGTAAAATCAGTAAACTACGGTTTAGAAAAAATATTCGAAGGTGCACAAGATTTCCTACCATTATTAGGAACAGACTACGTAGAATTCTACGTTGGTAATGCAAAACAAGCAGCACATTTTTATAAAACAGCATTCGGTTTTCAATCTTACGCCTATAAAGGATTAGAAACTGGATCAAGAGACTCTGTAAGCTATGTATTAAAACAAGACAAAATCCGTTTGGTTTTAACAACACCATTAAACAGTAAATCAGAAATTAACAACCACATCGTAAAACATGGAGACGGTGTAAAAGTTGTGGCTCTTTGGGTAGAAGATGCTAGAAAGTCTTACGAAGAAACCACAAAACGTGGTGCAAAATCGTACATGGAACCAACCGTAGAAAAAGACGAATTTGGAGAAGTAGTAAGAGCAGGAATCTACACTTATGGAGAAACTGTACACATGTTTGTAGAACGTAAAAACTACAAAGGAACATTTATGCCAGGATTCGAGCCATGGGAAAGCGATTATAATCCAGAACCAGTAGGTTTAAAATATATAGACCACATGGTTGGTAATGTTGGCTGGGGGCAAATGAATAAATGGGTAAAATGGTACGAAGACGTTATGGGCTTTGTAAACTTTTTATCTTTTGATGATAAACAAATTCACACAGAATACTCTGCGCTAATGAGTAAAGTAATGAGTAACGGAAATGGGCGTATTAAATTTCCAATAAACGAGCCAGCAAAAGCAGCTAAAAAATCTCAAATCGAAGAATACTTAGATTTTTACGAAGATTCAGGTGTACAACATATTGCAGTAGCTACAGACGATATTATTAAAACTGTAGCACAATTAAAAGCTAGAGGAATAGAGTTTTTGCCTCCTCCTCCACAAGCATACTACGATGAAATTCCTGAACGTTTAGGAGTACACATGGAAATGATGAAAGAAGATATTGGCGAACTTCAAAAATTGTCTATCATGATAGATGCAGACGAAGAAGGTTATTTACTTCAAATTTTTACAAAACCAGTAGAAGACAGACCTACTTTGTTTTTCGAAATCATACAAAGAATGGGAGCACAAGGTTTTGGAGCAGGTAACTTTAAAGCTTTATTTGAGTCTATAGAACGTGAACAAGCAAAACGAGGAACTCTCTAA
- a CDS encoding DUF3108 domain-containing protein has product MKKLLLILITIASINITSAQDGAFQDGEWFKFKMSYSNFFKAGNATLSLKEKELDGKSVFHVVGKGWTTGMAKWFFKVKDRYESYFDTDKIIPYKFIRDIDEGGHKKNIEIDFDHDKNTALVHNKRHNSKKTINTKPNVQDMVSLFYHLRNKLDVSNLKAGGEIKLDMFFDEENYGFKLKYLGEETISTEFGKIEALKFRPYVMAGRVFKEEESLTLWVSKDKNKVPLRIKADLAVGSLRADLEAFKGLRHPFKIVVDN; this is encoded by the coding sequence ATGAAAAAATTACTACTAATACTAATCACAATAGCCTCAATAAACATTACATCAGCACAAGATGGCGCTTTTCAAGATGGCGAATGGTTTAAATTTAAAATGAGCTATAGTAATTTCTTTAAAGCAGGAAATGCAACTTTATCTTTAAAAGAAAAAGAACTTGATGGCAAATCTGTCTTTCATGTTGTTGGAAAAGGTTGGACAACAGGAATGGCAAAATGGTTTTTTAAAGTAAAAGACCGTTACGAAAGCTATTTTGATACAGACAAGATTATCCCTTATAAATTTATTAGAGATATTGATGAAGGTGGACATAAAAAGAATATAGAAATAGATTTCGATCACGATAAAAACACAGCATTAGTTCACAATAAAAGGCACAATTCTAAGAAAACAATAAACACGAAACCAAATGTCCAAGACATGGTTTCTTTATTTTATCATTTACGAAACAAGCTTGATGTTTCAAATTTAAAAGCTGGAGGCGAAATAAAACTAGACATGTTTTTCGATGAAGAAAACTATGGTTTCAAACTTAAATATTTAGGAGAAGAAACTATTAGCACAGAATTTGGTAAAATTGAAGCACTAAAATTTAGACCTTATGTTATGGCTGGTCGTGTTTTTAAAGAAGAAGAAAGTTTAACACTTTGGGTTTCAAAAGATAAAAATAAAGTACCTTTACGTATAAAAGCAGATTTAGCTGTTGGCTCTTTAAGAGCGGATCTTGAAGCTTTTAAAGGATTAAGACATCCATTTAAAATTGTAGTAGATAATTAA